In a genomic window of Periophthalmus magnuspinnatus isolate fPerMag1 chromosome 3, fPerMag1.2.pri, whole genome shotgun sequence:
- the LOC117391074 gene encoding protocadherin-9, which produces MDLKDYYLLGTLLACIWLDPSIAQELIYPIREELPENVLIGNIPKDLNISHTNAATGASANLVYRLVSKAGDNPLVRVLSSTGEIFTTSNRIDREKLCPGPSFEDSECSFEIEVVILPNDYFRLIKIKIIVKDTNDNAPMFPSPVINISIPENTLINSRFAIPSATDPDTGPNSVHKYELINGQSAFGLDIVETPEGEKWPQLIVQQNLDREQKDTYVMKIKVEDGGSPQKSSTAILQVTVTDVNDNRPVFKESQIDVHIPENSAIGTSVVQLQATDADIGPNADIRYVFGTQVPPATKRLFSLNTTTGLITVQRPLDREETAIHKLSVLASDGSSSPARATVSINVTDVNDNPPNIDLRYIISPINGTVFLSEKDPINTKIALITVSDKDTDINGKVICFIEKDVPFHLKAVYDNQYLLETSALLDYEGTKEYNFKIVASDSGKPSLNQTALVRVRLEDENDNPPIFTQPVIELAVMENNKRDLFLTILSATDEDAGKNAEIVYQLGPNASFFDLDRKTGVLTASRVFDREDQDRFLFTVTARDNGTPPLQTQAAVIVTVLDENDNNPKFTHNHFQFFVSENLPKYSTVGVITVTDSDAGENAAVSLSILNDNENFILDAYSGVIKSNVSFDREQQSSYTFDVRAVDSGRPPCSSAAKVTINVIDVNDNTPIVIYPPSNTSFKLVPLSSIPGSVVAEVFAVDGDTGMNAELKYTIVSGNSKGLFRIDPVTGNITLEEKPAVTDIGLHRLVVNISDLGYPKSLHTLVLVFLYVNDTVGNSTLIYDLIRRTMETPIDRNIGESSETYQSGDYLTIMIAFVTGALVVIIVIFVTVLLRCRHASRFKAAQRKKQGAEWMSPNTENKQNKKKKRKKRKSPKSSLLNFVTIEGNKPDDPAHEPINGTISLPTEMEDQGIGRFDWNATPTTTFKPSSPDLARHYKSASPQSAFHLKADTPVSVKKHHVIQELPLDNTFVGGCDTLSKRSSTSSDHFSASECSSQGGFKTKGAPMHTRQQGTLTRARTELNPEYLDLRPRAELNPEYWTPCTPLAADDFYEQASPDKRTEADGNSDPNSDGPLGPRGLVEASEMCTQECLVLGHSDNC; this is translated from the coding sequence ATGGATTTAAAGGACTATTACCTGTTGGGCACCTTGCTCGCCTGCATTTGGCTCGATCCCTCCATAGCCCAAGAACTGATCTACCCTATCAGAGAGGAGCTGCCAGAAAACGTGCTCATTGGAAACATACCAAAGGACCTAAACATTTCCCATACAAATGCTGCCACCGGGGCGAGTGCTAATCTCGTCTACCGGCTCGTCTCCAAAGCGGGGGATAACCCACTCGTGCGCGTCCTCAGCAGTACCGGGGAGATATTCACCACATCCAACCGAATAGACCGGGAGAAGTTGTGTCCCGGCCCGTCATTTGAGGACAGCGAGTGCTCCTTTGAAATTGAAGTGGTCATTTTGCCTAATGATTATTTCAGGCTGATTAAGATCAAAATAATAGTGAAAGACACGAATGATAATGCGCCCATGTTCCCGTCGCCTGTCATCAACATCTCCATTCCCGAGAACACGCTCATTAACAGCCGCTTTGCCATCCCCTCCGCCACTGACCCAGACACCGGCCCCAACAGTGTGCATAAATACGAGCTGATCAATGGACAGAGCGCCTTCGGCTTAGACATAGTGGAAACGCCTGAGGGGGAGAAGTGGCCCCAGCTCATTGTGCAGCAGAATTTGGACAGAGAACAGAAGGATACGTATGTGATGAAAATCAAAGTAGAAGATGGTGGCAGCCCTCAGAAATCCAGCACTGCTATACTACAAGTGACAGTGACAGATGTGAATGATAACAGGCCGGTTTTTAAAGAGAGTCAAATCGATGTGCACATCCCAGAGAACTCTGCCATCGGAACGTCAGTAGTTCAACTTCAGGCAACAGATGCAGACATAGGGCCTAATGCTGACATTCGTTATGTGTTTGGGACCCAGGTGCCACCAGCCACAAAAAGGCTATTCTCTTTAAACACCACCACCGGGCTGATAACAGTGCAGCGGCCTTTGGATAGAGAGGAGACTGCCATTCACAAGCTGTCAGTTTTAGCTAGTGATGGGAGCTCCAGTCCGGCTAGAGCTACGGTTTCTATTAATGTCACTGATGTAAACGACAATCCCCCTAACATAGACCTGAGATACATAATCAGCCCCATTAACGGCACTGTTTTCCTCTCTGAGAAGGATCCCATCAACACTAAGATCGCTTTGATCACTGTATCGGACAAAGACACTGATATCAATGGGAAGgtgatttgtttcattgagAAGGATGTGCCCTTTCATCTCAAAGCCGTCTATGACAACCAGTATCTTCTCGAAACATCTGCACTCCTCGACTATGAAGGGACCAAGGAATATAACTTTAAAATAGTGGCGTCAGACTCTGGGAAACCAAGCTTAAATCAAACTGCTTTAGTGAGAGTCAGACTGGAGGATGAGAATGACAACCCTCCTATTTTTACCCAACCAGTCATTGAGTTGGCTGTCAtggaaaacaataaaagagacTTGTTCCTGACGATTTTGAGTGCCACAGATGAGGACGCGGGTAAAAACGCAGAGATTGTTTATCAGCTGGGACCTAACGCTTCCTTTTTTGATTTGGATCGCAAAACAGGGGTACTGACCGCATCGAGAGTGTTTGACAGAGAAGATCAGGACAGGTTTTTGTTCACAGTAACAGCTCGGGATAATGGCACGCCCCCACTGCAAACACAGGCAGCAGTCATTGTAACAGTACTGGATGAGAATGACAACAATCCAAAGTTCACACACAACCATTTTCAGTTCTTTGTATCAGAGAATCTCCCAAAATATAGCACTGTGGGGGTTATAACTGTCACCGATTCAGATGCAGGGGAAAATGCAGCAGTTTCACTCTCAATTCTGAATGACAATGAAAACTTTATATTGGATGCTTACTCTGGCGTGATCAAATCAAACGTCTCTTTTGACAGGGAGCAGCAAAGTTCATACACTTTTGATGTCCGGGCGGTGGACAGTGGTAGACCCCCTTGCTCCTCAGCCGCCAAGGTGACTATCAATGTCATAGATGTGAATGACAACACTCCCATTGTTATATACCCCCCTTCTAATACATCCTTCAAGCTGGTTCCCCTGTCCTCTATCCCGGGATCCGTAGTGGCCGAAGTGTTTGCAGTAGATGGGGACACTGGAATGAACGCAGAGCTAAAATACACTATTGTAAGTGGAAACAGCAAGGGCTTGTTTCGCATTGACCCGGTGACTGGCAATATTACACTAGAGGAGAAGCCGGCTGTGACAGACATAGGCTTACATAGATTAGTGGTCAACATAAGTGACTTGGGATATCCTAAATCTCTCCATACACTAGTGCTGGTGTTCCTTTATGTCAATGACACAGTGGGCAACTCAACACTGATCTATGACCTCATCCGCCGCACCATGGAAACGCCGATTGACCGCAACATTGGTGAGAGCAGTGAAACTTACCAAAGTGGAGACTATTTAACCATAATGATAGCCTTTGTCACCGGCGCCTTGGTGGTGATTATTGTCATCTTTGTCACTGTGCTGCTACGctgccgccacgcctcccgatTCAAAGCAGCTCAGAGAAAAAAGCAAGGGGCAGAGTGGATGTCACCCAACactgaaaacaaacagaacaaaaagaagaagcGAAAGAAAAGGAAATCTCCTAAAAGTTCACTTCTAAACTTTGTGACTATCGAAGGTAACAAACCGGATGACCCAGCCCATGAACCGATCAATGGCACCATCAGCCTGCCCACAGAAATGGAAGATCAGGGTATTGGGCGCTTTGATTGGAATGCCACACCCACCACTACCTTCAAACCAAGCAGTCCAGACCTGGCTCGGCACTACAAGTCGGCCTCTCCGCAATCTGCTTTTCACCTGAAGGCGGACACCCCAGTGTCGGTGAAAAAGCATCACGTGATACAGGAGCTCCCTTTGGATAACACATTCGTGGGGGGCTGTGACACCCTCTCCAAGAGATCGTCCACGAGCTCGGACCACTTCAGTGCCTCAGAGTGCAGTTCCCAAGGAGGCTTCAAGACCAAGGGGGCACCCATGCACACCAGACAGCAG